In Pseudomonas flavescens, the sequence AGCACCGCCTTTTCACTGCGCGGCGTGCCGGCAGGAACCCAGTCGTAGGGCACGGGGGTGGCGCGGTACGACCAGTTGCTGGAGGCCTTGGAACCAAACAACGGGCCGAAATACGGGCTGACGTACTCCCAGACGATTTCACCTGCCGGGGTGACCTGGAAGAAACGCCCGAACATGCCTTCGGCGATCAAGGTGTTGCCGTTGGGCAAGCGCCGGGCGCTGCTGATGAAGGAGCTGTGAAAGGCCCACAACGGCTGGTTGGAGTCGGCCGCGCTGTATTGCCAGACGATCTGCTTGCTGATCGGGTCGATCTCGACGACACGCGACCCCGTGGTTACCGTGGCAGCGACGGGTGGATAGCCGGAGCCACCCTGGTTATCGAACACCAGAATATTGCCGGCACCCGGCAGCCCCCTGGCGATCAGGTTGGCGTCATGCAGCCCGGCCAGTTGGTCCACTGGGCGCGGTAGGGTGGTATTGCGCGTGTCCAGCTTCGGGTAGTTGGGGCCGAGGTTCCACACCACCTTGCCGGTCTTCTTGTCGATGATCGCGATGAAGTTGGCTTCTCGCGAATCGATGATCAGGTTGTCCGGGTGGAAGCGCTGGTCGCCCTGTTCGTACCATTTGTTCGGACCCAGCGCTTTGAGGTTATTGAGGTGCAGTACATCGGCCTTGTCGCTGGCGCGCACCAGTTCGAGTTGCTGCTTGCTGAAACCGAATTCTTCGAGGTGCTCGGAGGCCAGCCATTGCCAGACCACCTTGCCATTCGCGTCGACCTCATAGATCACATCGTCGATCGTTTCGTCGAGCGCAAATCCCGGAATCTTGTGTACCTTGTTGGCCAGCACCAGCGTGTTGCCATTGGCCAGCCGCTGCCCGTCGTGGTGCTGTCTGGCAGCGCCACCCGGCGCCTGGCGTGACCACTCCCACACAGGCTTGGCGTCCCAGTCGAGCACGCCGATGGCCTGGTTGTTGAGGCCATTGCCAAAGGCCCGTGGGTCCTTCTGCTCGGTTTCGGCGGTTTGTAGCATCACATCGCCGCGTCGGCCACCATTGACGGCCGGGTCGATCACCGCTGCGGGGAAACCGCGATAGGGCCATTCGCGCACCGGATTGCCATTCATGTCGATCAAGCGCGTTCGCTGATCCGCGCCGGTAAAAATCACATAGCCGTTCCAGGCCTTGGCCGGATCGTAACGCGTGACACCTGTGGGATAGACGCTGGGCGCCGCTTGTACGGCGCCAGCCAGAAACAAGCTGACAATGGTCAGTGCAGTAACTCGCATGGGCTGGTCCTCAGAAGTCGTAACGGGCAGTCATGCCCAGGGTGCGCGGGGTACCGAGTACGCCGGCGTAACCACCGTTGGCGCTGTTCCACAGGCTGGTGAAATAGGTCTTGTCGCCGGCATTCTTCAGCCACAGGGAAACGTCCCACTGCCCATCGGCGAGGTCACCGCGCAACCCTGTGGAAAGGTTGATCAGCGCATAGCTGGGGATCTGCCCGTATTCGGAGTCGTCGATGGTGCCCACGGCCCGGGAACGGAACGCATAACTGGCGTTTACATAGGGCTGCAGCCCGTTACCCAGGTCCCACAGATAGCTGCCGTTGAGGTTGGCGATCCACTTCGAAGCACCCACCACTTGATGGCCGGTCAGATCGCAGGAGGCCGGAGCGCCCGCCTGGAAGGCCACTTCCGGCGCGCAAGGCGCGTTCTCGTAATCGGTGTAGCGCACATCGTTGAACGAGCCGTTGGCGTTGAGGGTCAGCCCGCGTAGCGGCTTCCAGGTGGCTTCGGCTTCGACGCCGCGCGAGCGAACCGAGCCGGCATTGGTCAGGTACTGCGTGCGGGTGGATTGGTCATAGGCATTGGCCTGGTAACCGTTGACCTCGGTCCAGAACAGGTTGGCGTTGAACAACAGGCTGTTGTCGAGCAACGTGCTCTTGAACCCCAGTTCGGCATTGTTGGCGCGCTCGGTTCCGACCAGCAGCGAATCGACCCCTGCCGTAGGCGCTGCACCGACGGTCAGGTTGACCCCGCCGGATTTTTCGCCATGAGACAGCGACGTGTAGCCGAGCAACTGTGGATTGAACTGGTAGCTCAGGCTGAGTAACCCGGAAGGGCTGAAGCTGTGCTGGCTGAGATTGCCCGAGTCATAGGCACCGTAACGCCCCTGACGCTGTGCCGCGGCAGCACCAGTGACCGCAGCACCGCCCTGCGGCGCATCACGGGAAATCCAGGCATCCTTCTCCTCATAGGTACCGCGAATGCCGGCGGTGAAATCCAGCTTGTCGGTCAGGTGCCAGGTGCCCTGGGCAAACAGCGCATAGCTGTCGGTATCGATATGACCATTGCCGAAACTGTTGACGTTGGCCAGG encodes:
- a CDS encoding aryl-sulfate sulfotransferase, yielding MRVTALTIVSLFLAGAVQAAPSVYPTGVTRYDPAKAWNGYVIFTGADQRTRLIDMNGNPVREWPYRGFPAAVIDPAVNGGRRGDVMLQTAETEQKDPRAFGNGLNNQAIGVLDWDAKPVWEWSRQAPGGAARQHHDGQRLANGNTLVLANKVHKIPGFALDETIDDVIYEVDANGKVVWQWLASEHLEEFGFSKQQLELVRASDKADVLHLNNLKALGPNKWYEQGDQRFHPDNLIIDSREANFIAIIDKKTGKVVWNLGPNYPKLDTRNTTLPRPVDQLAGLHDANLIARGLPGAGNILVFDNQGGSGYPPVAATVTTGSRVVEIDPISKQIVWQYSAADSNQPLWAFHSSFISSARRLPNGNTLIAEGMFGRFFQVTPAGEIVWEYVSPYFGPLFGSKASSNWSYRATPVPYDWVPAGTPRSEKAVLPPALSDFRISQ